From Acidobacteriota bacterium:
GACCAGCGCTGCGCCCCAGGCGGCCAGATGGATGATGGCCAGCGCGTTGGAGATGCGGCGCGGCAGCTCGAATCCCATCCAGCCGAAGGTGGCCCAACTGGTGCGGAAGGTGGCCTGGACGAGTTCGGGCAAGAGGCTGAGGAATTCCAGCGGGCCCAGGGGCGCTGGGTAGTGATTTTCAGGGACCACCCGCATCGACATGGAGGCGCCGGTCAGATCGCCGTACAGCCACAGGTTCCTGGCCAGCCACCATCCCGTCAGGAGTAAGGGCGCGGCGGCCAGCTTGGCAAAGTTGCGCAGCGCCTGCGGCCAAGAGGGCGCCAGTTGGTCCCGGCGGTTCCAAAGCAGGTAGGCCAGCCCGCCGCCCAGCAGCGGGACGCTGGCCTTGCTGAGGAGGGCCAAGGCCAGGACGAGCCCGGCCAGGAAGGGACTGAAGCCGGCTGGGTCCTGAGCGGAACGGACGATGAAAAGCACCAGCAACGTTCCCGCCAGGATGGCCAGGGAATCATTGCTGACCAGGCTGTGAATGTAGATGAACTGCGGATTGAGGGCCAGATGGGCTGTCCCCGCCGTTGCCAGCCATTGCGAGCCGAAAAACCGCACCAAGATGCGGTGGGCGGCTAGTAGCGTGAGGGCGCCGAGGGCGAGGGAGAAGAACCTGAGCAGATGCCAGGCCAGCGTCCCGCCCGTCCAGGGAAAGGCGGCCTCGGGGGCGTGGCGGAAAAGGGGGCGCTTCTCGCCGGTGGGCGGATCGTGCTCAATGGCGGGATCGGTTCCCATCCAGGGAAAGGTCAGAAGGGCCCCCGTGAGGTAGTAAAGCGGCGCCTGGTAGGCTTCGACGGACTCGTTGTCGAGGTAGTCCGGCTTTAGGACAGGAAGCGTCCCCTGGCGCGCCACGTATTGCACGTAGGCGAAGTGGGCCGGCTCGTCCGGTCCCTCGCCCAGCGGGAAAGCCACGCTGAAGGCGATTCCGGCGGCCAGGTAAGCGCCCAAGACAAGAAAGAGCAGTGCCCTGGCCGCTGTCATGCCGTCATTCCCAGCTTGTCGAGCACGATCTGTTCTACCTGGGCGGGCGAAAAGCGCTGCACGCACACGTTGTCGCCGTCGCAGGGAGTCCGCCGGTGGTTGTAAGCCGTCAGGCAGGGACTGCAGGCGATTCCGGCGTAGAGGCAGGTGTGGTTGCCGCCTAAGGGTTCGTAAAGGGCCGGAGTCTCGGGGCCGAAGAAAATCACGCTGTGGATCGAGGAGACGGAGGCGAAGTGGGCGGGCCCTCCGTCGGCGGTCACCAGCACGTCGCAGAGGTCGAACAACTCAACCAGGTCGAGCACGTGGCTGGTCTTGCCGGTGAGGTCAAAGAGCCGCGCCGAATCGACGCCCTCGGCAATCCGAGAGTAAAAACGTGCGTCCTCTAGCAGCCCGATGACCCCCAGGGCGATCTCCTTGAGCCGCAACAACCGCCGCGACAGTTCGATGTAGTTTTCCAGCGGCCAGGCGCGGATGGGCAGCGCGCCGCCGCTGGGATTGAGCAGCACGATTTTCGACTCGGTGCCGAGGCGCCCGCAGGCCTGGGCCAGGACATCAGCCATGCGGGCCTTCCTCGCTTCGTCCTGGGGCGGGGAGGGCAAGATCGGCTTGGCCTCCTCGAAGCCCGACTTCACCAGGGGCCTGTTGGAGTCTCCCTGCAAGGCTTCCACAAGGCTGGCGAAGTTGCGGCTCATGTGCTGGTAGGGATTGTAGAGGACGGGATGGGTCCAGAAGCTGCCCCGGTAGAGCCCTTCCATGCTGTGACGGTGAAATCCGGCCCGGATGCGGGCCCCGCTGAGGGCGGCGAGAATGGCGCTGGAGCGCGAGAACAACTCCAGGTCGATGACGGCGTCGATGCCCAGGCGGCGCATGCTCACGACGGCGGACAGCGCGCTGCGCAGAAAGCCGAGTACGCCGCGGTCGTCGAGCAGGATGATGTTGTCGGGAGCAATCCTCCCCAGCAGCTCCAGGCTGTCCCGGTTCTTGGCAAAGATCAGGATGGAGACGCGGGATTCAGAATAGCGCCGCCGAATCTCGCAGAGCATGGGATAGGCGAGCAGCACGCTTCCCATCTCAGAGATCTGGATCAGGAGTATCGAGCCGAGGTCATCCGACCGTCGCCGGGGGGCGAAGCGCGCCAGCCAATGAAAGAGTGAGAGCAATGCGCAAGCCGGAATCCCGATCCACCGATCCAGCCGCCGCGCCGCCGAGAGGTTCATCCCACCGAGCCTAGCACGGGTCCTCGAGAATGCCCATACCTGGCGACCCTGAACTCGGCTTCATGGCCCAGGTCGTTATTCGTTCCTGAGGACAAAGAGGGGGTCGAGGCGGGCGGAACGGAGGGCCGGGAGGGCCGAAGCGGCCAGTCCGACCGCTGCCAGCAACAAGCTTGCGGTAAGCATCACGCCCCAATCGAGGGTGGAGACGCCGAAGAGGAATCCGGAGAGAAAGCGGGTCAGGACGAGGCTGCCCACGAGTCCGATAGCGGCGCCGCCCAGCGTCAGGAGGAGTCCCTGCAGGGCGGTCAGGCGCAGCACGTCCCAGGGCCGGGCGCCAACCGCGATGCGCACGCCGAATTCGTGGCGTCGAAGAGTGGCCGAAAGCAGAATGACGCTGTAAACGCCCAGTGCGGAAAGCAAGAGCCCGGTGATGCCGAAGATGGTCAGCAGCGAAGTCAAAAAGCGCGGACGCGAGATAGACCGCCTCACCACCTCATCCATGCTGCGGACGCCCTGCAATGGCAGGGCCGGGTCCAGGCGCCAGAGTTCAGCCTTGGCGGGGCCGATCAGCGAATCCGCCGCGCCCTCGGCCCGCAGCACCACCGTCATGCGGCGGACGGGCCCTCCGATGACCGAGGAGGAAGGGTACTGGCTGTGCGGCAGGTACATGCGCGGGCCGGCCGGGACGTCGAGTCCGGCGTGGCGGACATCATCGACGACCCCCACCACGCGCATCCAGGGAGAGCCGCTCGATCCGCCCATCTTAAGGCGCTTCCCCAGGGCGCTGGCGCCGGGCCAAGCCTCCTCCGCCAATGAGCGGTTAACGATCAGCACCGGCGGCGCCCCGGCGTCATCCGAGACGGCGAACTCGCGCCCCTCTGCCAGCCTGATGCCCAGCGTCTTGAAGTAGCCTGGCGTGACGACCTGGTATTGAGGAAGGATCCTTTCCCCGCTCCTGGAAGAGTCGGCGACGCTGCTCTCCCAGCGTCCTACCGAGTGCTGCAAAGGCAGCTTGCGCACCGCCGCGCCCGAGGCCACGCCCGGAAGGCTCTGCAGCCGCTGCAGCAACTCCTCGAGAAAGCCCGAGACGCGGTGTGCTTCAGGATAGCGCGATCTGGGCAGAGAAATCTCGAAAGTCAGCGTCTCCCGAGACTCGAATCCTGTCTCGACTTGAGTCAGCAGCCAGAAGCTCTTGCCCACCAGTCCCGCGCCGACCAACAGGATCATGGCCAGGGCGCTCTCGGCCAGGATGGTCCGCCGATGCATCCTCAGGCCGCCCAAAGCCCGCATCGGTCCGCGCTCGGCCGGCAGGGACAAGTCTCCAAACCAGCGAGAGATCCTGAGGGCCGGAAAGACGCTGAAGACGAGCCCGACCGCCAGGGAGAGCAGGAAGCCGAAGGCGAAGACTCGTCCGCTGACCTGGATGGCGTCGAAGCGGGGAATCCCCTGGGGAGCCAAATATTGCATGAGGCCCAGCACTCCTGCGGCCATGGCCATGCCCAGTCCTCCAGCCAGCAGCGCGACGGCCAGGCACTGAAAGAGCAGCGGACGCACCAGGCGTCCTCGGCTGGCGCCCAGAATGCGGCGCAACGACAAGCCAGGCTGACTTCGCCGGGCCTGGATCAGGAGCAGATTGGCCGCATTGACGCAGGCGATCAGCAGAACCAATACCACGCCGGCCAAGAGAAGGCGCATGGCGGGACGGGTCCTGCCCACCGTCTTGTCATGCAATGAGACGATGGGAATCTCGAAGGCCTGGTCGGGCGGATACCAGTCGGGGTGCTCTTTCTTCAGCTCCTCCGCTATGCTTGCGACCTCGGCCTGGAAGGAAGCCAAGGGGACGCCCTCTTGGAGACGGGCCACCACCAGCAGGTCTTTGAATCCCCGGCTGCGCGGACTGACGGAACGCATGTCGATGGGCAGCCACACGTCCGACTGTTGCCCGCTCTCGATATCGTCGGGCAAGGCGAATCCCGGAGGCATCACGCCGCTGATCGGATATGGCTGCCCTTCAATCGTCAGGGTTCTGCCCAGAGCCCGGACATCGCTTGAAAAGCGGTTTCTCCATAGCCGGTCGGAAATGACGGCGCGCTCCTCCCCGTCAAGGTCAAAGCCGGAACCCAGGGACGTCTCGACTCCTAGTGTGGCGAACAAGTTGGGAGTCACCCGCGCTCCCCGCACGACTTCCGGTTCGCCAGGATGAGAGAGATCCCATTCCAGCGGCTGCCATCCCGCGATGGAGCGAGCCAAGCGACTGCGCTGCCGCAAATCGAGAAGTTCGACGGTGGAGATCTCCAGCAGGGGTGGTCCGACGGCCGCCAGCGAGCCGGGTTGAGAATAGGGAAGTTCCTTGAGCAGAACCTCGTCGACCACCGCGAAGACGGCCAGATTGGGTCCGATGCCCAGCGCCAACACCAGGATCATCACCCCCGTCAGGCCTCGATTGGCCCTGATGAGGCGAATCGCCCAGCGGAGATCGTCCTTCACACCGCTCAATGTTGCTGTCCTCCTTTTGCCGTTTGGTCTGACCGGCGTCCGATGCCCTGAGCTGACGCGGCCTCCCCGGCGCCCCCTCGCCGCCGATGCCGTCGAACCCTCGACTTCAAACAACTCCTCGAATGGCAACCCCAGTCCGCTCAGCAGCTTGGCCCGTGTGGATCGAGAAGGATAGGGCCGCTTTCCGCGCATCAGCAGAGACAGGTGTCCTCTTCCCAGTCCCAGCCGCCGCGCCCAGGCGTTCTGGCTGATTCCGCTGCCGGCGATCTCACTGGCCAGCCGCTCGTGCCGAAGCCGGATTCTCATGGTTGTCAGGTCCACCCAAGTAAAGGGCCCTGCCGCCCGAAATGTCAACGTCGCGGCAAAGAAACTGTTTACCGGTCCAGGTGTTTACACTTGCGGTGAATGGGCTCAAAACGTGAAGATTCAGGCTTGTGCGTCTGTGGAGCCAGGAGCCGAATGGGCGTCAACACCGCAAAGAAGTCTAAGCCCGACCTTCAAGTTTCCTCACGAGGATCGTCGCGCAGGGCTTCTAGTTCGGCTATGGCTTCCAGGTCTTTTGGCCGGTGGTGCCTAAGGGCTTTGGGGCTGGGGAGAGCCGATGGCCACCAGGTGTTGGTCGGTGCGGAGGTAGAGTCGGCCGCCGGCGATGGCGGGGGAGGCCAGGCAACGCTCGCCCAACTCGTTGCGGGAGAGGACTTCGGGCGGGTTGGAGCTGCGCAGGACGGTGGTTTCTCCCCCTTCGTTGGTGAGGTAGACCTTGCCGTCTCCGGCCACGGGAGAGGCGCTGAAGACGCCGCCCAGCCTGCTTCTCCAGAGAGTTTCGCCGGTGTCGCCGTCGATGGCTGAAGCCACGCCGCTGTCGTTGACGAAAAACATCATTCCCTGGTAGTAGACGACCGAAGAAACATAAGGAGCGCCGGTGGGCTTGCGCCACTTGAGATGGCTGTCGGCGATGTTGCCGCGGCCTCCCGGCTCGATGGCCATGTAGGGTCCGCTGCGGTAGCCGCGGCTGGTGAAGATCATTCCGTCGCCCTGGGAGGGAGAGGGCACGGGAAAGCGGTTCTCGCCTTGCAGATGCCACAGCAGTTCGCCGCTGGACGGGTCATAAGCCTTCAGTCCCTGATTGCCGTTGACGATCAACTCGTCTCCCTGCTCGCGATAGACCACCATGGGCGTGCTGTAGCCGCGCTCGCTTTCCCGTCCTACCTTCCACTTCTGGCTGCCGTCCCGCTTGTCGAGGGCCAGCAGGTAGGACTCGGAACTGTGGTCGCAGAGCAGGAAGAGAGTGTCTTTGTAGAGCGTGGGCGAACTGGCGTGTCCCCAACTGACCTGGAAGGGCGCATAGTCCTGAGCCAGGTTGCGTTTCCACTGCTCGCGGCCCTGCATGTCGAGAGCCACGATCTGGCCCGTGCCGAACCAGGCATAGACCATGGAACCGTCGGTGACCGGGCTGGGCGTGGCCAGGTTGTTCTTGTTGTGGACCTCGGGCAATGGAGTGGCGGCGTCGAGCGAGTATTCCCAGCGCAGACTGCCGTCAGAAGTGTCGAAGGCTTGCACCAGGAACACCACGCCTTGGGCCTCCATCTGCCCGCTGCTGAGCTCGCGTTCCATCTCCTCCGAGCCTCGCGAGAGGGTGGGATGGTTGCCGGAACGCACGGCCCCCCGGCCTGACTGCGAGGTGACGAAGACCGTATCCTCCCACACCACCGGCGAAGAGACGCCGCGTCCCTTAAGCGGAGCCTTCCAGGCGATGTTCTCCTCGGCGCTCCACGATGTCGGGAGGCCGGTTTCCTGGGAAACCCCTGACCCGTCAGGACCACGCCAGTGGGGCCAGTTGCCGGCAACCGCAACCGTGCCAAGAGATAACCACGCAAGAGCCAGGAAGAAGGTACGCACGAGCATGCCAAGAACGATAGCATGTCAGCCGGGCGGTCTGCGTTGCGGTGCCATCACCCCCCCCGCCCGCCAAATATTCAACCTAACTGGTATTTGGCAAGGATAAACGTGTGAAATAGCTTGCCTGAAACCTTGAATTCAGGCAAACTGGACCGGTTAATTTGCCCGAAATTAATTCATACCTGAGGAGGAGCTATGCTCTCAACTAGTCGCGTAACTGCATTCATGACGCTTTTCATAGTCATGGGTCTAGTGCCAGTGACGGTGTTTGCCGGATCGCAGACGATGAACGCCGTCGGCCAGACGGTCAACAACAGCCCGGAATGGTTCATGCCCGAAAACACGCTGATGGCGCCGGACGACACCTGCGGACTCACCTTCGATCAGCCAGGAGGCTCCTGGATCCAGTGGGTCTTTTCAGCCTTTACCATCCCCGCCGGAGAAACGGTCACCGGCGTGGAAGTACGGGTCAAGTACACGAGCAGCCAGGACCGTGAGGTTCAGTTGCGAGTGGGCGGTTCCCTGGCTGGATCCGCCATGACCTTGCCCATGTTTTTCAGCGGCGGCGTCGGTTGCGCCGCTACAGGATTTTCCAGCGCCGGCGGAGACGGCAATCTGTGGGGCATCTCCGAAGCCGCTCTCAGAAACGCCGCCGAGACGGGCAGTTTAGGGTTCCGTCTGACCCAGACCGGCAATTCGACCATCGATATCGACGCCGTCGAATTGATCGTTTACTTCAGCGAGCCCAACAGCCCGCCTGTGGCCGTGTGCCAGGACGTGATGAAGTCGGCCGACGCCATGTGCCAGGCCAGCGTTAGCGCGGCCGAGGTCGACAACGGCTCTTCTGATCCTGACGGCGATCCCATCGATCTTTCGC
This genomic window contains:
- a CDS encoding glycosyltransferase family 39 protein, whose protein sequence is MTAARALLFLVLGAYLAAGIAFSVAFPLGEGPDEPAHFAYVQYVARQGTLPVLKPDYLDNESVEAYQAPLYYLTGALLTFPWMGTDPAIEHDPPTGEKRPLFRHAPEAAFPWTGGTLAWHLLRFFSLALGALTLLAAHRILVRFFGSQWLATAGTAHLALNPQFIYIHSLVSNDSLAILAGTLLVLFIVRSAQDPAGFSPFLAGLVLALALLSKASVPLLGGGLAYLLWNRRDQLAPSWPQALRNFAKLAAAPLLLTGWWLARNLWLYGDLTGASMSMRVVPENHYPAPLGPLEFLSLLPELVQATFRTSWATFGWMGFELPRRISNALAIIHLAAWGAALVFIRPKTLRRPSVVALALSALGLLAGYCYYNTFTNQAGWQGRLLFPAASIAAVAFLAGWRRFFPGRESWAAATLVVAQLALLIYVYFTIILPVFA
- a CDS encoding glycosyltransferase family 9 protein, translated to MNLSAARRLDRWIGIPACALLSLFHWLARFAPRRRSDDLGSILLIQISEMGSVLLAYPMLCEIRRRYSESRVSILIFAKNRDSLELLGRIAPDNIILLDDRGVLGFLRSALSAVVSMRRLGIDAVIDLELFSRSSAILAALSGARIRAGFHRHSMEGLYRGSFWTHPVLYNPYQHMSRNFASLVEALQGDSNRPLVKSGFEEAKPILPSPPQDEARKARMADVLAQACGRLGTESKIVLLNPSGGALPIRAWPLENYIELSRRLLRLKEIALGVIGLLEDARFYSRIAEGVDSARLFDLTGKTSHVLDLVELFDLCDVLVTADGGPAHFASVSSIHSVIFFGPETPALYEPLGGNHTCLYAGIACSPCLTAYNHRRTPCDGDNVCVQRFSPAQVEQIVLDKLGMTA
- a CDS encoding ADOP family duplicated permease encodes the protein MRIRLRHERLASEIAGSGISQNAWARRLGLGRGHLSLLMRGKRPYPSRSTRAKLLSGLGLPFEELFEVEGSTASAARGRRGGRVSSGHRTPVRPNGKRRTATLSGVKDDLRWAIRLIRANRGLTGVMILVLALGIGPNLAVFAVVDEVLLKELPYSQPGSLAAVGPPLLEISTVELLDLRQRSRLARSIAGWQPLEWDLSHPGEPEVVRGARVTPNLFATLGVETSLGSGFDLDGEERAVISDRLWRNRFSSDVRALGRTLTIEGQPYPISGVMPPGFALPDDIESGQQSDVWLPIDMRSVSPRSRGFKDLLVVARLQEGVPLASFQAEVASIAEELKKEHPDWYPPDQAFEIPIVSLHDKTVGRTRPAMRLLLAGVVLVLLIACVNAANLLLIQARRSQPGLSLRRILGASRGRLVRPLLFQCLAVALLAGGLGMAMAAGVLGLMQYLAPQGIPRFDAIQVSGRVFAFGFLLSLAVGLVFSVFPALRISRWFGDLSLPAERGPMRALGGLRMHRRTILAESALAMILLVGAGLVGKSFWLLTQVETGFESRETLTFEISLPRSRYPEAHRVSGFLEELLQRLQSLPGVASGAAVRKLPLQHSVGRWESSVADSSRSGERILPQYQVVTPGYFKTLGIRLAEGREFAVSDDAGAPPVLIVNRSLAEEAWPGASALGKRLKMGGSSGSPWMRVVGVVDDVRHAGLDVPAGPRMYLPHSQYPSSSVIGGPVRRMTVVLRAEGAADSLIGPAKAELWRLDPALPLQGVRSMDEVVRRSISRPRFLTSLLTIFGITGLLLSALGVYSVILLSATLRRHEFGVRIAVGARPWDVLRLTALQGLLLTLGGAAIGLVGSLVLTRFLSGFLFGVSTLDWGVMLTASLLLAAVGLAASALPALRSARLDPLFVLRNE
- a CDS encoding PQQ-binding-like beta-propeller repeat protein; its protein translation is MLVRTFFLALAWLSLGTVAVAGNWPHWRGPDGSGVSQETGLPTSWSAEENIAWKAPLKGRGVSSPVVWEDTVFVTSQSGRGAVRSGNHPTLSRGSEEMERELSSGQMEAQGVVFLVQAFDTSDGSLRWEYSLDAATPLPEVHNKNNLATPSPVTDGSMVYAWFGTGQIVALDMQGREQWKRNLAQDYAPFQVSWGHASSPTLYKDTLFLLCDHSSESYLLALDKRDGSQKWKVGRESERGYSTPMVVYREQGDELIVNGNQGLKAYDPSSGELLWHLQGENRFPVPSPSQGDGMIFTSRGYRSGPYMAIEPGGRGNIADSHLKWRKPTGAPYVSSVVYYQGMMFFVNDSGVASAIDGDTGETLWRSRLGGVFSASPVAGDGKVYLTNEGGETTVLRSSNPPEVLSRNELGERCLASPAIAGGRLYLRTDQHLVAIGSPQPQSP